The Altererythrobacter sp. Root672 genome includes a window with the following:
- a CDS encoding glutathione S-transferase, whose product MSYDLWYWPNIQGRGEFVRLALEGAGIPYRDRAREDGAEALMQDIAARGGLGPFAPPYLVDGDFAIAQVAHILAWLTDRHGLGAGNLETDLQLIQLQLTVTDLVAETHNVHHPVGADKYYHEQKAEALTAAASFRAYRMPKYLGHFEAALEVNEGPFVLGAKWSPIDTSLFQLVEGLSYAFPRRMAALKPRYPRLHALHDAVAQIDGIAAYLSSDRRIPFNEDGIFRHYPELDAE is encoded by the coding sequence ATGAGCTACGACCTGTGGTACTGGCCGAACATCCAGGGCCGCGGGGAGTTTGTGCGGTTGGCGCTCGAAGGCGCAGGCATCCCTTACAGGGACCGGGCGCGCGAGGATGGTGCCGAAGCGCTGATGCAGGACATCGCGGCACGCGGCGGTTTGGGTCCGTTCGCCCCGCCCTATCTGGTCGACGGCGACTTCGCGATCGCCCAAGTCGCGCATATACTGGCATGGTTGACCGACCGGCACGGCCTTGGAGCCGGCAACCTCGAAACCGACCTTCAGCTAATCCAGCTCCAGCTGACGGTGACCGACCTGGTCGCCGAAACGCACAACGTTCATCACCCGGTCGGCGCCGATAAATACTACCACGAGCAGAAGGCCGAGGCGCTCACGGCGGCCGCTTCGTTCCGCGCCTATCGAATGCCGAAGTACCTCGGCCATTTCGAAGCGGCACTAGAGGTCAACGAGGGACCGTTCGTGCTCGGCGCGAAGTGGAGCCCCATCGACACCTCGCTGTTCCAGCTGGTCGAAGGCCTGAGCTACGCCTTTCCCCGCCGCATGGCCGCGCTGAAGCCCCGCTACCCTCGCCTCCACGCCCTGCACGATGCGGTGGCGCAGATCGACGGCATTGCCGCCTACCTGTCATCCGACCGCCGTATCCCCTTCAACGAGGACGGCATTTTCCGTCACTATCCGGAGCTCGACGCAGAATGA